AATTGACAGAGTTACTGGGGTTTGCTCATTCCATTTATCAGTAATATTATCTGATGCACGTCCATTATCAGACATCAGGAGATTTGATTTCCAACATCTTATTTCCGTTTCGGTTATCTGAAACCTATAATATGTTATCAAACCACCTCTACTAACAATTTCATCGTGCCATTTTCCTTGAATGAACCTTTTGACACTTTCAGTAGAATCAATATTGCCCCCTTCTTTATAACTTTTCAAGCCATAGGCAAAGGCTAAAAAAAAGATTGAAAAGATAAAAAATGTAGTAGGGTTAAAGATTTTTTTCATTTTACTAATTTTTAAGATTAGATACAAACATATAAAAAATACTCCACATATAGAGTATCCATATATGGAGTAAATAAATATGGAGATTTTAGCTTGATTTGCTTTATAAAAAAGTAAAGAAATGGCTTCAAAAAATGACACGGAAATTAAGACAGGTACAAAAATTGAAGAATCAATCTACTTAAAAAAAATAGGCGCCAGATTAAGATATTTCCGAAAAAAGGCAGGCTACACTAACTCAGATGACTTTGCATACGACAATAACATAAGCCGACCTCAATATGGAAAATATGAAGCTGGTGCAAATATCCAATTAAACACATTGATTAAGATTTTAAAATTAATGAATGTTTCACTAGAAGAATTTTTTCAAGGCTTCAACGAATATTAATATTGTACCTTTTTAAGATTATACCTTATCGTAAATACAATTTTAATTAAAATCTAAACAGTTTTGTTGACTTTTGATTGTGTCAAAAATAACCACCCTAAAATTAACACATTTTGATAAAATTCACTACCTTTGTTTTAACAAAAACAAAGAACCATGAAAACTGCAAAATATATTAGAGTTAGTACAACAGAACAAAACATCGATAGACAAACAACTTCTACTCACAAACAATATGTTGACAAGTGTAGTGGTTCGATTCCATTTAACGAACGTCCGAGTGCTATAAAATTATTAAAGGATATATCCAATAAAAAAATTGACACTTTGATTGTGCATTCTATTTGCAGATTAGGAAGAAATGCCTACGACATTCAAACTGTCTTGAACACATTAAGCAACCTCAATATAAATGTATATGTTGAAAATATCGGTTTATATTCTATGATTCAAAATAAACCTAACTCCATTTTCAAAATGATAACTGATGTTTTAAGTAATGTAGCAGAAATGGAAAGAGCATCTTTATTGGAAAGACAAAAAGAAGGAATCTTAATTGCGAAAGCTAAAGGAACTTACAAAGGAAGACAATTAAATACTAATGAATCTCCTCAACAGTTCTTATCAAAGTACAATCAATCCCATTTAGAAC
The Flavobacterium flavigenum genome window above contains:
- a CDS encoding helix-turn-helix domain-containing protein; translated protein: MASKNDTEIKTGTKIEESIYLKKIGARLRYFRKKAGYTNSDDFAYDNNISRPQYGKYEAGANIQLNTLIKILKLMNVSLEEFFQGFNEY
- a CDS encoding recombinase family protein, whose protein sequence is MKTAKYIRVSTTEQNIDRQTTSTHKQYVDKCSGSIPFNERPSAIKLLKDISNKKIDTLIVHSICRLGRNAYDIQTVLNTLSNLNINVYVENIGLYSMIQNKPNSIFKMITDVLSNVAEMERASLLERQKEGILIAKAKGTYKGRQLNTNESPQQFLSKYNQSHLELIKDKNYSIRKLASITNLSNNTIVKIRKMLS